A DNA window from Desulfovibrio intestinalis contains the following coding sequences:
- the nifH gene encoding nitrogenase iron protein, translating into MRQVAIYGKGGIGKSTTTQNLNAGLGEMGKNIMIVGCDPKADSTRLILGGLAQQSVLDTLREEGEDIDLDLVLKEGFKGIRCVESGGPEPGVGCAGRGIITSIGLLERLGAYTEDLDYVFYDVLGDVVCGGFAMPIREGKAQEIYIVASGEMMALYAANNICKGVKKYANTGGVRLGGIICNSRKVDGEADLVAAVAKEIGSQMIHFVPRDNMVQRAEINKQTVIEFDPTCGQADEYRALANKIDGNDMFVIPKPLSQERLEELLMEHGILDA; encoded by the coding sequence ATGCGTCAGGTAGCAATTTACGGAAAGGGCGGCATCGGCAAGTCCACCACCACACAGAACCTAAACGCTGGTCTCGGCGAAATGGGCAAGAACATCATGATCGTGGGCTGTGACCCCAAGGCGGACTCAACCCGTCTTATCCTCGGCGGTCTGGCCCAGCAGAGCGTGCTCGACACCCTGCGTGAAGAAGGTGAGGACATCGACCTTGATCTGGTGCTCAAAGAAGGCTTCAAGGGTATCCGCTGCGTGGAATCCGGCGGTCCCGAACCGGGTGTGGGCTGCGCCGGGCGCGGCATCATCACCTCCATCGGCCTGCTTGAACGCCTTGGCGCCTATACCGAAGACCTTGACTACGTTTTCTATGACGTTTTGGGCGATGTTGTCTGCGGCGGTTTCGCCATGCCCATCCGCGAAGGCAAAGCCCAGGAAATTTACATCGTGGCTTCGGGCGAAATGATGGCGCTCTACGCCGCCAACAACATCTGCAAGGGTGTAAAAAAATACGCCAATACCGGCGGCGTGCGCCTGGGCGGCATCATCTGCAACAGCCGCAAGGTTGACGGCGAGGCCGATCTTGTGGCCGCCGTTGCCAAGGAAATCGGCAGCCAGATGATCCACTTTGTTCCCCGCGACAACATGGTGCAACGCGCTGAAATCAACAAGCAAACGGTTATCGAGTTCGACCCCACCTGCGGTCAGGCTGATGAATATCGCGCTTTGGCAAACAAGATTGACGGCAACGACATGTTCGTCATTCCCAAGCCCCTCAGCCAGGAAAGGCTTGAAGAGCTGCTTATGGAGCACGGCATTCTGGACGCGTAG
- a CDS encoding sigma-54-dependent Fis family transcriptional regulator, with protein MFLTSGQPAGMFQVHKEYGPSGLRLRLAAKAMLKNRDVAVPLESFGSTSPQVSVRQRQAGMSVAVCPVLRQRAGTPFPLCADIVRTGSPRFNPGSEATVHSDVPPLLSFMDAGQCLDTLDRVLTALSPGHPFQESLQELLAALAEDMHFDRPHIVVQDPDSGELRLSLSYGQADAPEAAYAPGSGITGQVFAEGRSIIVSCMRGRADFKNRLFGRSEEEMARLAFICVPVHVENGDKSEVVGILSADTPTAPQEELELRRRFLQTVATLVGRQVARLQEELSRRHACILADEPVASGLPSSIIARSKSLHHVLRRLTQAGAGKATVLLRGESGVGKELMAQALHAASPRRNNPLVMLNCAALPSELIEGELFGWRKGAFTGAVQNRAGMFRQADTGTLFLDEVGDLSPIAQAKVLRALQEGEIQPLGDERRIKVDVRLVCATNRPLEELVEQGLFREDLYYRINVFPIFIPPLRERPEDILPMVEHFIEMFSKEYGRPVRRVSTPAIDILLGYHWPGNVRELRNVLERAVLICDDAVLRSHHLPGMLQNEKSGIHNWTTGNLGLTETVANVERELIAAALVKAGGNIHQAARDLNITYRIIYYKMKKYDIDFKKYLPPA; from the coding sequence TTGTTTTTGACGTCAGGGCAGCCTGCGGGTATGTTTCAGGTGCATAAGGAGTACGGCCCATCAGGGCTCAGGCTCCGGCTGGCCGCAAAGGCCATGCTGAAAAACCGAGATGTCGCTGTACCTTTGGAGTCTTTCGGCTCCACCTCCCCCCAGGTTTCAGTCAGGCAACGGCAGGCGGGCATGTCTGTTGCCGTGTGCCCCGTGCTCCGCCAGCGGGCGGGCACGCCATTTCCGCTTTGCGCGGATATTGTCCGTACCGGGAGTCCCCGGTTCAATCCTGGAAGTGAGGCCACCGTGCATAGCGACGTGCCACCCCTCTTGTCCTTTATGGATGCGGGCCAGTGTCTGGATACCCTCGACCGGGTGCTGACGGCCCTTTCTCCTGGTCATCCCTTTCAAGAATCCTTGCAGGAACTTTTGGCGGCCCTCGCTGAAGACATGCATTTCGACAGGCCGCACATTGTGGTGCAGGACCCTGACAGCGGCGAGCTGCGTCTCTCGTTGTCCTATGGGCAGGCCGACGCGCCGGAGGCTGCCTACGCGCCGGGTTCCGGTATTACTGGGCAGGTCTTTGCCGAGGGCCGGTCCATTATTGTGTCATGTATGCGCGGGCGGGCGGATTTTAAGAATCGCCTGTTTGGCCGTAGCGAAGAGGAAATGGCCCGGCTGGCCTTCATCTGTGTGCCCGTGCATGTGGAAAACGGCGACAAGTCCGAGGTGGTGGGGATTCTCAGCGCGGATACGCCCACAGCGCCTCAGGAAGAGCTGGAGCTGCGCCGACGCTTTTTGCAGACAGTCGCCACGCTGGTTGGCAGGCAGGTTGCCCGGTTGCAGGAAGAACTGAGCCGAAGGCATGCCTGCATACTGGCTGACGAACCTGTGGCCAGCGGTCTGCCTTCGTCCATCATTGCGCGTTCCAAAAGCCTGCATCATGTGTTGCGGCGGCTGACACAGGCCGGGGCGGGCAAGGCAACGGTGTTGCTGCGGGGCGAATCGGGCGTGGGTAAGGAACTTATGGCGCAAGCCCTGCACGCGGCGAGCCCGCGGCGCAATAATCCGCTGGTCATGCTCAACTGCGCGGCTTTGCCTTCAGAGCTTATTGAAGGCGAGCTGTTCGGCTGGCGCAAGGGCGCTTTTACCGGGGCGGTGCAAAACCGCGCTGGCATGTTTCGTCAGGCAGACACGGGCACGCTTTTTCTGGATGAGGTGGGTGACCTGTCGCCCATTGCCCAGGCCAAGGTGCTGCGGGCCTTGCAGGAAGGCGAGATTCAGCCCCTTGGGGATGAACGGCGTATCAAGGTGGACGTGCGTCTGGTGTGCGCAACCAACCGTCCGCTGGAAGAGCTGGTGGAGCAGGGGCTGTTTCGCGAAGATCTGTACTACCGCATCAATGTCTTTCCCATTTTCATTCCGCCGCTGCGGGAGCGGCCAGAAGACATTTTGCCGATGGTAGAGCACTTTATCGAGATGTTCAGCAAGGAATACGGGCGGCCTGTGCGGCGTGTTTCAACCCCGGCCATCGATATTCTGCTTGGCTACCACTGGCCGGGCAACGTGCGTGAACTACGAAATGTTCTTGAAAGGGCCGTGCTTATTTGTGACGACGCCGTGCTGCGTTCACACCATCTGCCGGGCATGCTGCAAAATGAAAAGAGTGGCATACACAACTGGACTACAGGCAATCTGGGATTGACGGAAACTGTGGCCAATGTTGAGCGCGAACTTATTGCAGCCGCCCTTGTGAAGGCCGGGGGCAATATCCATCAGGCTGCGCGGGATTTGAATATAACATATCGTATTATTTATTATAAAATGAAAAAATACGATATCGATTTTAAAAAATACCTGCCTCCGGCGTAG
- a CDS encoding Crp/Fnr family transcriptional regulator, producing MKFSNINLLDELARPELAPLLSAFHERRYVRQAIIFSPQYEDDLAEQEPHNPQEDNFVFIVKSGLVRIYLSYGDREFTIAFLKPGDLYVSHSNAFVQVLEDAVLLLLDTPTFNRCMMTIPEFTVPIVRVLGGMLKSCFSIIDGLALRDVTVRLARLLIDLAHESDEKTQERLIRLPLSGEMLAQTLGTSRQTISTLLTDFTRLGILQKEQRGLYRILDEDRLRELLH from the coding sequence ATGAAATTCAGTAATATCAACCTGCTTGATGAGCTGGCGCGGCCTGAGCTTGCCCCCTTGCTGTCGGCCTTTCATGAAAGGCGCTATGTACGGCAGGCCATAATTTTTTCCCCCCAGTATGAAGACGACCTTGCGGAGCAGGAGCCACACAATCCGCAGGAAGACAATTTTGTTTTCATCGTTAAATCCGGTCTGGTGCGCATTTATCTTTCCTATGGCGACCGGGAGTTCACTATTGCCTTTCTCAAGCCCGGCGACCTCTATGTGAGCCATTCCAACGCTTTTGTGCAGGTGCTGGAAGACGCGGTTCTTCTGCTGCTTGATACCCCCACTTTCAACCGATGTATGATGACCATACCCGAGTTCACCGTGCCTATTGTGCGGGTACTGGGCGGTATGCTGAAAAGCTGTTTCAGCATTATTGACGGCCTTGCCCTGCGCGATGTGACCGTGCGCCTGGCTCGGCTGCTGATCGACCTTGCCCACGAAAGTGACGAAAAAACGCAGGAGCGGCTTATCCGGCTGCCCCTTTCTGGCGAAATGCTGGCGCAAACGCTCGGCACTTCGCGTCAGACCATTTCCACCCTGCTGACCGACTTTACCCGCCTTGGCATTCTGCAAAAAGAGCAGCGCGGCCTGTACCGCATTCTGGACGAAGACCGTCTGCGCGAACTGCTGCATTAA
- the cooS gene encoding anaerobic carbon-monoxide dehydrogenase catalytic subunit, translated as MKDKLTDITEMSIWEDAQRMLEKARKDGVETAWDRLAQQTPHCRFCELGTTCRNCVMGPCRISAKAEPGGKLSRGVCGADADVIVARNFGRFIAGGSAGHSDHGRDVIETLEAVVEGHAANYQIRDAAKLTRIAAELGIAVEGRAIIDVAADVVDACYSDFGSRRKAVNFVSRVPAKRKEVWDKLGITPRGVDREIAEMMHRTHMGCDNDAPNTMLHAARCALSDGWAGSMIATELCDILFGTPTPRKSTVNLGVIKKETVNILVHGHNPVVSEMILMAAREPEMIALAKKAGAEGITVAGLCCTGNELLMRQGIPMAGNHLMTELAIVTGAVEAVVVDYQCIMPSLVQISACYHTRFIDTAAKARFTGAIHMNFTPENAREEAHKILHMAIEAFAERDPGRVDIPVEPVDIMTGFSNEAILEALGGSLEPLLDAVKAGTVRGFAAVVGCNNPKIKQDSANVGIIKELIKNDIMVLVTGCVTTAAGKAGLLMPEGAEMAGPGLRNLCGALGIPPVLHMGSCVDNARILQLCALIANSLGVDISDLPVVASAPEWYSEKAAAIGLYAVASGVYTHLGLPPNILGSQVVTDIALNGLEDLVGASFVVEPDPVKAAELLNQRVTSKRKALGLNA; from the coding sequence ATGAAAGACAAGCTGACTGACATTACCGAAATGTCTATTTGGGAAGACGCCCAGCGCATGCTTGAAAAGGCGCGCAAAGACGGCGTTGAAACCGCATGGGACAGGTTGGCGCAGCAGACGCCGCACTGCCGTTTTTGTGAACTCGGCACAACCTGCCGCAACTGCGTCATGGGGCCGTGCCGCATCAGCGCCAAGGCCGAACCCGGTGGCAAGCTTTCACGCGGGGTATGCGGGGCAGATGCGGACGTTATTGTGGCGCGCAACTTCGGGCGCTTTATTGCTGGCGGTTCTGCCGGGCATTCCGATCATGGCCGGGACGTTATCGAAACCCTTGAAGCGGTGGTGGAAGGTCATGCCGCCAATTACCAGATTCGTGATGCCGCCAAACTGACGCGCATCGCGGCTGAACTGGGCATCGCCGTTGAAGGTCGGGCCATAATTGACGTGGCCGCCGATGTGGTGGACGCCTGTTACAGCGACTTTGGCAGCAGACGCAAAGCAGTGAACTTTGTGTCGCGTGTTCCTGCCAAGCGTAAGGAAGTATGGGATAAGCTGGGTATTACACCGCGCGGCGTTGACCGTGAAATTGCCGAAATGATGCACCGCACCCATATGGGCTGCGACAACGACGCACCCAACACAATGCTGCACGCGGCCCGTTGCGCCCTGTCTGACGGATGGGCCGGATCAATGATCGCCACAGAACTGTGCGACATTCTTTTCGGCACTCCTACCCCGCGCAAGTCCACTGTGAACCTGGGCGTCATCAAAAAGGAAACCGTCAACATACTGGTACACGGGCATAATCCCGTGGTTTCCGAAATGATACTTATGGCCGCCCGTGAGCCGGAAATGATCGCACTGGCCAAAAAGGCCGGGGCCGAGGGCATCACCGTGGCCGGGCTGTGCTGTACTGGCAACGAATTGCTCATGCGTCAGGGTATCCCGATGGCGGGCAACCACCTCATGACCGAGCTGGCCATTGTAACAGGCGCGGTAGAAGCTGTGGTGGTGGACTATCAGTGCATTATGCCGAGTCTTGTGCAGATTTCGGCCTGCTACCATACCCGTTTCATCGACACTGCCGCCAAGGCCCGTTTTACCGGGGCCATTCACATGAATTTTACGCCTGAAAATGCACGCGAAGAAGCGCACAAAATCCTGCATATGGCTATTGAAGCCTTTGCCGAGCGCGACCCTGGCCGGGTGGACATTCCCGTGGAGCCAGTGGACATCATGACCGGATTTTCCAACGAGGCCATTCTTGAGGCACTGGGCGGTTCGCTTGAACCTCTGCTGGACGCCGTCAAGGCGGGAACCGTGCGCGGTTTCGCGGCGGTGGTGGGCTGCAACAATCCCAAGATCAAGCAGGACTCGGCCAATGTTGGCATCATCAAGGAACTCATCAAGAATGACATTATGGTGCTTGTTACGGGCTGCGTGACGACGGCTGCGGGCAAGGCCGGGCTGCTGATGCCCGAAGGGGCGGAAATGGCCGGGCCGGGGCTGCGCAACCTGTGCGGCGCGCTGGGCATACCGCCCGTGCTGCATATGGGCAGTTGTGTGGATAACGCCCGCATCTTGCAATTGTGCGCGCTGATCGCCAACAGCCTTGGCGTGGATATTTCTGATCTGCCTGTGGTGGCCTCCGCGCCGGAATGGTATTCGGAAAAAGCCGCGGCCATTGGTCTGTATGCCGTTGCCAGCGGCGTGTACACGCACCTTGGCCTGCCGCCCAATATTCTGGGCTCGCAGGTGGTGACGGATATTGCCCTTAACGGTCTGGAAGATCTGGTGGGCGCATCCTTTGTGGTGGAACCTGACCCGGTGAAAGCGGCGGAGCTGCTGAACCAGCGCGTCACAAGCAAGCGCAAGGCCCTTGGCCTGAACGCGTAA
- a CDS encoding P-loop NTPase: MKIAVSGKGGVGKTTMTAWLGDYLARQGHNVWLVDADTALSLGQACGLSAAEMPIALSQRPELVQERIRPAGQGGMMMLNPHVSDLPEILSAPLEVCGPPLGDKPVGEKRLLVMGAVTSANGGCACEASALLKALLAHLVLERNDWVLVDMEAGVEHLGRGTVAHVDHLLVVSEPSMRSLQTAEQVSRMAADLGLKKQTLILNRATAEQAANLPALEHLPERRVALPVVDQLSAKQLHSASVLGLDQDAQNRLDDFMADLLRQLEQ, encoded by the coding sequence ATGAAGATTGCTGTTTCCGGCAAGGGGGGCGTGGGCAAAACCACCATGACGGCCTGGCTTGGCGACTACCTTGCGCGCCAGGGGCATAACGTGTGGCTGGTGGATGCGGATACGGCTTTGTCGCTGGGGCAGGCTTGCGGGTTGAGCGCGGCAGAAATGCCCATTGCCCTGAGCCAGCGGCCCGAACTTGTTCAGGAGCGCATACGGCCAGCGGGGCAGGGCGGCATGATGATGCTGAACCCGCATGTCAGCGATTTGCCCGAAATTCTTTCAGCTCCGTTGGAGGTTTGCGGGCCGCCGCTGGGCGACAAGCCTGTGGGCGAAAAGCGCCTGCTGGTTATGGGGGCGGTAACTTCGGCCAATGGCGGCTGCGCCTGTGAAGCCAGCGCGTTGCTCAAGGCCCTGCTGGCGCATCTGGTGCTGGAGCGGAACGACTGGGTGCTGGTAGATATGGAAGCCGGGGTGGAGCATCTTGGTCGGGGCACTGTGGCGCATGTGGATCACCTGCTTGTGGTTTCGGAACCAAGCATGCGTTCGCTGCAAACAGCGGAGCAGGTGTCGCGCATGGCTGCTGATCTGGGCCTGAAAAAACAGACTCTGATCTTGAACCGTGCCACCGCAGAGCAGGCCGCGAACCTTCCCGCTCTGGAGCATTTGCCTGAACGCCGTGTCGCTTTGCCCGTGGTAGATCAGTTAAGTGCAAAACAGCTGCACTCCGCCAGTGTGTTGGGGCTGGACCAAGACGCGCAGAACAGGCTGGACGATTTTATGGCAGATTTGCTGCGCCAGCTTGAGCAGTAG
- the cueO gene encoding multicopper oxidase CueO — protein sequence MTRRDLIKLLSILGVSSMLPFGHSAFAAAQPSLPIPPLLRPDANGRIRLKIQQGQSQWGHHPTATWGYNGPLLGPALSLQRGQKVQMEVENALNESTVVHWHGLEIPGIVDGGPQSSIAPGGIWKPELVIDQPAATCWLHPHPHAKTGRQVAMGLAGLILISDDESQRLPLPKTWGVDDIPVILQDKRLNAAGQIDYTMDDISAAVGWFGDLMLTNGSPYPQHAAPRGWLRLRLLNGSNARSMRLAASDSRPLYVIASDGGFLAEPVKLTELPILMGERFEVLVDLRDGKAFDLVTLPVKQMGMTLPPFDRPLPVLRIQPTESKGNTVLPDQLAALPPLPKLDGLPVRTLKLSMNPILDQRGMEQLMQRYGHAAMAGMSMDMHSGATAASDPHAGHGSMDMSSAGQDMGHNMNQGMNHNMGQSQNAAMGHSMSDMPNQGMDHGAMTMDAPQQAPGQFDLWRSNYINGQAFMMNKPMFDAKKGQYERWIISGVGDMMLHPFHIHGTQFRILSEDGAPPQKHRSGFKDIVRVEGKVSEVLVRFDHLAPKEHAYMAHCHLLEHEDTGMMLAFTVSG from the coding sequence ATGACGCGCCGCGATCTTATCAAACTCCTCAGTATATTGGGCGTCAGCAGCATGCTGCCCTTCGGGCACAGCGCCTTTGCCGCCGCCCAGCCCTCACTGCCCATCCCGCCCCTGTTGCGGCCAGACGCCAATGGCCGCATTCGCCTGAAGATACAGCAAGGCCAAAGCCAATGGGGGCATCACCCCACGGCAACCTGGGGCTATAACGGCCCGTTGCTCGGCCCGGCCCTGTCGTTGCAGCGCGGGCAAAAAGTACAGATGGAAGTGGAAAACGCCCTGAACGAAAGCACCGTTGTGCATTGGCACGGCCTCGAAATTCCCGGCATTGTCGATGGCGGGCCGCAGTCGTCCATTGCCCCCGGCGGAATATGGAAACCGGAGCTTGTCATCGACCAGCCAGCGGCGACCTGCTGGCTTCATCCGCATCCGCACGCAAAAACGGGCCGTCAGGTGGCTATGGGCCTTGCTGGCCTGATACTCATCAGCGACGACGAAAGCCAGCGCCTGCCCCTGCCCAAAACCTGGGGTGTGGATGACATCCCGGTTATCCTGCAGGACAAGCGCCTGAACGCAGCCGGGCAGATCGACTACACGATGGACGACATCAGCGCTGCCGTGGGCTGGTTTGGCGACCTTATGCTGACCAACGGCAGCCCATACCCGCAACACGCCGCCCCGCGCGGCTGGCTGCGCCTGCGGCTGCTCAATGGCAGCAATGCCCGATCCATGCGGCTGGCTGCCAGTGATAGCCGCCCCTTGTACGTCATTGCCAGCGACGGGGGCTTTCTTGCAGAGCCCGTAAAGCTGACGGAACTGCCCATCCTTATGGGCGAACGCTTTGAGGTGCTTGTTGACTTGCGCGACGGCAAGGCCTTTGACCTCGTAACCCTGCCCGTCAAGCAAATGGGTATGACCCTGCCGCCGTTTGACCGCCCCCTGCCCGTGCTGCGCATACAACCCACTGAAAGCAAGGGAAATACGGTGCTGCCAGACCAGCTTGCCGCCCTGCCGCCCCTGCCGAAACTTGACGGGCTGCCCGTCAGAACGCTGAAACTCTCTATGAATCCCATACTCGACCAGCGGGGCATGGAGCAGTTGATGCAGCGCTACGGTCACGCGGCAATGGCCGGAATGAGCATGGATATGCACAGCGGGGCAACGGCAGCCTCCGATCCGCATGCGGGGCACGGATCAATGGACATGTCCTCCGCCGGGCAGGACATGGGCCACAATATGAATCAGGGCATGAACCACAACATGGGCCAAAGCCAGAATGCTGCTATGGGCCACTCCATGTCCGACATGCCCAATCAGGGAATGGACCACGGCGCAATGACTATGGACGCGCCACAGCAGGCTCCGGGCCAGTTTGACCTCTGGCGCAGCAATTACATCAACGGGCAGGCCTTCATGATGAACAAGCCCATGTTCGATGCCAAAAAGGGCCAGTACGAGCGGTGGATTATCTCTGGCGTCGGCGACATGATGCTGCACCCCTTCCATATTCACGGCACGCAGTTCCGCATTTTGTCAGAGGATGGAGCGCCGCCGCAAAAGCATCGCAGTGGATTCAAGGATATTGTCCGCGTTGAGGGCAAGGTAAGCGAGGTGCTGGTGCGCTTTGACCACCTGGCCCCAAAGGAACACGCCTACATGGCCCATTGTCATTTGCTGGAGCATGAAGACACCGGTATGATGCTGGCATTCACGGTGAGCGGATAG
- a CDS encoding helix-turn-helix domain-containing protein, with the protein MEQDFLCQSFGAIIKSARLRKGLTQYQLADAAGVGRRFIQGVENGHHEAKISTLFHMANAMEVSPMVLIGELEHAMHTGKFPDSIVENLPAKKIGRPQKNKAVSD; encoded by the coding sequence ATGGAACAAGACTTTTTATGTCAAAGCTTTGGGGCTATTATCAAGTCAGCACGCCTTCGCAAGGGGCTGACCCAATATCAACTGGCTGATGCCGCAGGTGTTGGCCGACGATTCATTCAAGGTGTGGAAAATGGTCACCACGAGGCCAAGATCTCCACACTTTTCCATATGGCAAACGCAATGGAAGTCTCGCCAATGGTTTTGATTGGTGAGCTTGAACACGCTATGCACACTGGTAAATTTCCCGATTCAATCGTTGAAAACTTACCCGCAAAAAAGATTGGGCGGCCACAAAAAAACAAAGCCGTGTCCGACTGA
- a CDS encoding helix-turn-helix domain-containing protein, producing MEDDEKITRRFMPDVLRRYRDNAGLSQQELADSIGVSKGFISALEGGRSVPNLDRLVQIADALQVSPGELVNAMLENAAKELGRKIHVKIK from the coding sequence ATGGAAGATGATGAAAAAATTACCCGTCGCTTTATGCCTGACGTATTGAGGCGCTACAGAGACAACGCAGGGCTATCTCAACAAGAACTTGCTGACAGTATAGGTGTCAGCAAAGGATTCATTTCTGCGCTTGAAGGTGGGCGAAGCGTTCCCAACCTTGATAGGCTGGTTCAGATTGCGGATGCCCTGCAAGTAAGCCCCGGTGAACTGGTCAATGCCATGCTTGAAAATGCTGCAAAAGAACTCGGCAGAAAGATACATGTAAAGATAAAATAA
- a CDS encoding helix-turn-helix domain-containing protein, whose amino-acid sequence MKMQKINDVTFNEIMMRIQSVTNTKTQVELAKFLGIRQSSISDAKKRRAIPAEWLIKLLKHKSTNPDWILLGVEPIFLGPAIGESTAQIIYRTEIKPPNECSAQELITELVSRALIDL is encoded by the coding sequence ATGAAGATGCAAAAAATCAATGACGTAACATTCAATGAAATTATGATGCGGATTCAAAGTGTTACAAATACAAAAACACAAGTAGAACTGGCAAAATTTCTAGGTATTCGTCAATCGTCTATTTCCGACGCCAAAAAAAGACGAGCTATTCCCGCGGAATGGCTCATCAAGCTATTAAAACATAAAAGTACTAATCCGGATTGGATATTGCTGGGTGTAGAGCCGATATTCCTTGGCCCGGCCATAGGGGAATCAACCGCACAAATTATTTATCGGACGGAAATAAAACCCCCCAATGAATGTTCCGCTCAAGAGTTGATTACTGAGCTTGTGAGCCGCGCTCTGATTGATCTATAG
- a CDS encoding helix-turn-helix domain-containing protein, with amino-acid sequence MLDDILKTPQEVRLGIAAKAQAKRLALNMSQKDLAARSGVSLGSVKRFETTGEISLASLLAIALILNDLEAFSGLFNPSRTENLFKPQSPAPRKRAGRKRHES; translated from the coding sequence ATGTTAGACGATATTTTAAAAACTCCGCAGGAAGTCCGTCTCGGCATCGCTGCTAAGGCGCAGGCCAAACGTCTTGCTCTCAATATGAGCCAGAAAGATTTGGCGGCCCGCAGCGGCGTTTCCCTTGGCTCTGTGAAGCGCTTTGAAACAACAGGGGAAATCTCCCTCGCGTCCCTGCTGGCTATCGCGCTGATTCTTAACGATCTTGAAGCCTTTTCCGGCTTGTTCAACCCGTCGCGCACAGAAAACCTGTTCAAGCCGCAATCTCCAGCACCCCGCAAGCGGGCAGGGAGAAAACGCCATGAATCTTGA
- a CDS encoding type II toxin-antitoxin system HipA family toxin, producing the protein MNLDVHLHAYGVRRHVGKLAAHSNTILFQYAPEFLDSGINISPFRLPLSPEVKEDPKRTFDGLFGVFNDSLPDGWGLLLLDRALRKKGSSLHACLPLQRLAMVGAHGMGALEYTPAAEQAEEAVSVAELDALAEDSLRILRDAPVDAGQLDKLIQLNGSSAGARPKILVNVADDYRIVPQGAGEPQGTPWIIKFRSAHEPPNTGLTEYAYSLAAREAGLDMPKTHLFPSATSPGYFGVQRFDRVHGQKVHVHTACGLLHASHREPSLTYESLLRLTLLLTKDIREVLKMVRLMVFNVRSGNRDDHSKNFSFLLNKENQWCMAPVYDLTPSEGINGEQTCMVNNKGKDITEKDFLAAAATVDVDARTVREIIQQVDAALAEMKK; encoded by the coding sequence ATGAATCTTGACGTGCATCTGCATGCATACGGCGTACGGCGCCATGTGGGAAAGCTCGCCGCGCACAGCAACACCATTCTGTTTCAGTACGCGCCAGAATTTCTTGATTCGGGCATCAACATTTCGCCGTTCAGGCTTCCGCTCAGCCCAGAGGTCAAGGAAGACCCCAAGCGCACCTTTGACGGCCTGTTCGGCGTATTCAACGACAGCCTGCCCGATGGATGGGGGCTGCTTTTGCTGGACAGGGCATTACGAAAAAAAGGCTCATCGCTTCATGCCTGCCTGCCCTTGCAGCGCCTTGCCATGGTGGGTGCCCACGGCATGGGCGCGCTGGAGTACACCCCGGCGGCGGAACAGGCAGAAGAAGCGGTTTCTGTGGCGGAACTTGATGCCCTGGCAGAGGATTCTCTGCGGATTCTGCGCGATGCGCCTGTGGATGCGGGACAACTGGACAAGCTTATTCAGCTCAACGGCTCATCCGCAGGGGCCAGACCCAAAATTCTGGTGAACGTTGCCGATGATTACCGCATTGTGCCGCAGGGGGCGGGGGAACCCCAAGGAACCCCCTGGATCATCAAATTTCGCTCCGCGCACGAACCGCCAAACACCGGGCTGACGGAATACGCATATTCCCTGGCGGCCAGAGAAGCCGGGCTGGATATGCCGAAAACGCACCTGTTTCCGTCGGCAACCTCGCCGGGATATTTCGGCGTCCAACGCTTTGACAGGGTGCATGGTCAAAAGGTGCATGTGCACACCGCCTGCGGCCTGCTGCACGCATCGCACCGCGAACCCTCGCTCACCTATGAAAGCTTGCTGCGCCTGACGCTGCTGCTTACCAAAGACATACGCGAAGTGCTCAAAATGGTGCGGCTCATGGTGTTCAACGTGCGCTCCGGCAACAGGGACGACCATTCCAAGAACTTTTCCTTTCTGCTGAACAAGGAAAACCAGTGGTGCATGGCCCCGGTTTATGACCTTACGCCGTCAGAGGGCATTAACGGGGAGCAGACCTGCATGGTCAACAACAAGGGCAAGGATATAACCGAAAAGGATTTTTTGGCTGCCGCCGCAACTGTGGATGTAGACGCTCGGACTGTGCGCGAAATTATACAGCAGGTGGACGCTGCTTTGGCCGAGATGAAAAAGTAA